A part of Candidatus Latescibacterota bacterium genomic DNA contains:
- a CDS encoding cupin domain-containing protein, which produces MAKAVNIEECFEMFNDTFSPKIVGKLNGQHVMLVRCEGDKVPWHTHDDEDEMFLVVEGTLEVMLKDENITLQAGEFYIVPKGVEHRVVPRGHVKLVLFEPEGIAHTGKVETEITKKVFDRLEL; this is translated from the coding sequence ATGGCAAAAGCAGTAAATATTGAAGAATGTTTTGAGATGTTTAATGATACATTTTCCCCCAAGATCGTTGGAAAGTTAAATGGACAGCATGTCATGCTTGTCCGTTGTGAAGGCGACAAGGTTCCCTGGCACACGCACGATGATGAAGATGAAATGTTTCTGGTGGTAGAAGGAACACTTGAGGTAATGTTAAAAGATGAAAACATAACTTTACAGGCTGGCGAATTCTATATAGTCCCAAAAGGTGTTGAGCATCGTGTTGTTCCGCGAGGCCACGTCAAGCTTGTATTGTTTGAACCCGAAGGTATTGCTCATACTGGAAAAGTGGAGACGGAGATCACTAAAAAGGTCTTTGATCGACTCGAATTATAG
- a CDS encoding DUF2079 domain-containing protein, translating into MRFSGTEGEDSFHKAIHLEPVKYVYAIIYRFFKSPLLLFLFIAIIYFSPLLYLARFHPMDTGLDRYFMVILSGLYVVFPSTVEVVAYDLRPYVLLAPLFLLSMLSVYLRRPLWEKLVFFNLMFIAREEGLVFGLIVILFAIAGCKDRQSRRSHATGLISSWFIWLVLSLMYFIWTGYSFNAVLNLRVTLFVLAVAAFSLLALLLLWRKAIEEKVSRGFLQLITYVLVFAPLGFQYFKPNLHRFTGNPLDGIKYATLSLVTYPKYNLYFICALLLTFLVWELMRKRRIKQIIIGCLVIATIMFVSVNAIFLRRDITIEKYTASEVIHDLRESTDKYSTFILTDYATHQAFYDYENVYVYNRLPWYLVAGQERYYPDPENISALKKLLKSDIEYIVVSRESTEEIERLLRSSSIEVPQADAGNGTYKIIRLR; encoded by the coding sequence TTGAGATTTTCCGGAACAGAGGGCGAGGATAGCTTTCATAAAGCAATTCACCTGGAGCCGGTGAAATATGTATACGCGATCATATATAGATTCTTCAAGAGTCCGTTATTACTCTTTTTGTTTATCGCAATAATCTATTTCTCTCCACTTTTATACCTTGCACGATTTCATCCAATGGACACCGGGCTGGACAGGTATTTCATGGTGATACTTTCTGGCTTATACGTTGTTTTTCCTTCCACGGTCGAGGTGGTAGCATATGACCTGAGACCCTATGTCTTGTTGGCGCCATTGTTCCTGCTTTCAATGCTGTCCGTATACCTGAGACGTCCATTATGGGAAAAGCTGGTATTTTTTAATCTCATGTTCATTGCGCGGGAAGAAGGACTGGTCTTTGGACTCATCGTGATATTGTTTGCTATCGCTGGCTGCAAGGATAGACAAAGCAGGAGATCCCATGCTACAGGGTTGATATCATCGTGGTTTATATGGCTTGTTCTCTCGCTTATGTATTTTATCTGGACAGGATATTCGTTTAATGCAGTTCTGAACCTGCGAGTTACTCTATTTGTCCTGGCTGTTGCTGCTTTTTCTCTCCTCGCGTTGCTCCTGTTATGGCGAAAAGCCATAGAAGAGAAAGTCTCTCGAGGTTTTCTTCAGCTCATCACTTATGTCCTGGTATTTGCCCCACTAGGGTTTCAATACTTTAAGCCCAATTTACATAGATTTACAGGCAACCCTCTGGACGGCATAAAATATGCGACCTTATCACTTGTCACCTACCCAAAATATAACCTTTATTTTATCTGTGCCTTATTGCTCACATTTCTGGTATGGGAGCTGATGAGGAAGCGAAGAATTAAACAAATTATAATTGGCTGTCTGGTCATCGCTACAATTATGTTCGTATCTGTAAACGCGATATTTCTTCGGCGTGACATAACTATTGAAAAATATACTGCAAGCGAAGTCATTCATGATTTGCGAGAGTCGACTGATAAATACAGTACTTTTATTCTCACTGATTATGCTACACACCAGGCGTTCTATGATTATGAAAATGTCTATGTCTATAATCGGCTGCCCTGGTATTTAGTGGCAGGTCAAGAGCGATATTACCCGGACCCTGAAAACATATCAGCATTAAAGAAGCTCTTAAAAAGCGATATCGAATATATTGTCGTATCCCGGGAAAGCACAGAAGAAATCGAGAGGTTATTAAGATCCTCTTCGATCGAAGTGCCACAAGCCGACGCAGGAAATGGGACATATAAGATAATCAGGTTGCGATAA
- a CDS encoding PAS domain S-box protein: MKDQKKTKDQLSVELKEMHQRVAELEENETRGIKVQEALRESEERFRATFEQAAVGITHVSPEGRFLRINQKFCDIVGYSRDEILQLKYQNITHPDDLDVDVDRAGDLLSGKSKTDVLEKRYIHKNGEPVWVHLTVSLVRDEAGQPKWFIAVIQDITERKEAEEKLRESKERFEKITSQSPIPMVITDSIGNVEYFNDKFIKTYGHTMDDISTAEQWWIAAYPDEDYRLLVRRSWEKAIAEAAEKGTQIETQEWDITCKDSSVRHVEFNMMPLGEISVIAMNDITERKQVADALRESEMKYRLLSTNTLDTIWTTDLEFNITFISNAVFDFLGYTPQEFLGRNPTDFTVSEDMPALERAANELIVIYKEGEIRQSMVEVRQIRKDGTIIDVELTANLLQDRTGQVIGFQGRSINITERKQKEKALRLTQASVDNLMDAVYWMGADAKFIYVNSAAVEALGYSKEELLTMTVHDIGPEFPKEVWPEHWADLKERKSFVLHTNHRRKDGSIFPVDISVNLIEFGGTEINCAIARDVSERKKAEAELSEAYNIINRSPVVAFLWKNVSGWPVVFASENVDKLTGYSAREFTEGKASYGEMIHMDDRERVASEVMSNEANVEVQTFVHEPYRIITKNGETKWVSDATYIRRDSGGVITHFEGIVIDLTERLKLEDQLRQAQKMESVGRLAGGVAHDFNNMLSVILGHVELVLEQMDSQQPLFEDMQAIRSAARRSADLTRKLLAFARKETITPSVLDINETVEGMLKMLRRLIGEDIDLAWLPGKDVWPVKVDPSQIDHLLANLCVNARDAIEGVGKVTIETNNSTIDKSYCAEHPGFVPGEYVMLAVSDNGCGIDKEIMDNIFEPFFTLKDMEKGTGLGLAMVYGIVKQNNGFINVYSEPDLGAVFKIYLPRNRVEDVKIEDEILSDQVALGNETILLVEDEAAILKMTTGMLERYGYSVLATSVPSEAIRLAGKRADKVHLLLTDVIMPEMNGQDLARTLLSLNPGLKCLFMSGYTANVIARHGVLDDGVHFLQKPYTPQDLARKVRETLDGE; the protein is encoded by the coding sequence ATGAAAGACCAGAAAAAAACAAAAGATCAGCTTAGTGTAGAATTAAAGGAGATGCATCAGCGCGTTGCTGAGTTGGAAGAGAATGAGACCAGAGGTATAAAGGTACAGGAGGCGCTGAGGGAAAGCGAAGAGCGGTTTCGGGCAACCTTTGAGCAGGCAGCAGTCGGAATCACTCATGTGTCACCTGAAGGGCGATTTTTGCGCATCAACCAGAAATTCTGCGATATTGTGGGATACTCACGAGATGAGATACTCCAACTGAAATATCAGAATATTACCCATCCGGACGATCTCGATGTCGACGTCGACCGGGCGGGTGATCTGTTGTCCGGAAAAAGCAAAACAGATGTTTTGGAAAAACGATACATCCACAAAAACGGTGAACCAGTGTGGGTTCATCTGACAGTCTCTCTGGTGCGAGACGAAGCAGGCCAGCCAAAATGGTTTATCGCAGTCATTCAGGATATCACTGAGCGCAAAGAAGCAGAGGAAAAGCTTCGAGAGAGTAAAGAGCGTTTCGAGAAAATCACTTCACAATCCCCTATTCCTATGGTTATCACTGATTCCATAGGCAATGTTGAATATTTCAACGATAAATTTATCAAGACCTATGGCCACACTATGGATGATATATCGACCGCCGAGCAATGGTGGATCGCTGCCTACCCCGACGAAGATTATCGTCTGCTTGTACGACGATCATGGGAAAAAGCAATCGCTGAGGCAGCTGAAAAAGGGACTCAGATCGAAACTCAGGAATGGGATATCACATGCAAAGATAGTTCGGTGCGCCATGTTGAGTTTAATATGATGCCCCTGGGTGAGATCTCTGTCATTGCGATGAACGATATTACCGAGCGCAAACAGGTAGCGGACGCGTTGCGGGAGAGCGAGATGAAATATCGACTCCTGTCCACCAACACGCTGGATACGATCTGGACCACAGACCTTGAATTCAATATAACCTTTATCAGCAATGCTGTATTCGACTTCCTGGGATACACACCCCAGGAATTCTTAGGCAGGAATCCCACGGATTTTACAGTGTCGGAGGATATGCCAGCGCTTGAGAGAGCGGCTAATGAATTAATTGTCATATATAAAGAAGGAGAGATCCGACAAAGCATGGTCGAGGTCCGGCAGATCCGAAAGGATGGCACAATAATAGATGTCGAGCTTACCGCTAACTTGCTGCAGGATAGAACGGGACAGGTCATAGGTTTTCAGGGCAGAAGCATTAACATCACAGAGCGAAAACAGAAAGAAAAGGCGTTACGACTCACGCAGGCCTCCGTTGATAATTTAATGGATGCAGTTTACTGGATGGGAGCAGATGCAAAATTCATCTATGTGAATTCTGCGGCGGTCGAGGCTTTGGGGTACTCAAAAGAAGAATTGCTCACAATGACCGTACATGATATAGGTCCCGAATTTCCGAAAGAAGTATGGCCGGAACATTGGGCTGATCTGAAAGAACGCAAATCGTTCGTTCTCCACACCAATCATCGAAGAAAAGATGGGAGCATCTTCCCGGTCGATATATCGGTTAACTTAATCGAATTCGGGGGGACGGAGATCAATTGCGCGATTGCCAGGGATGTCAGTGAGCGCAAGAAGGCTGAAGCAGAATTGTCCGAGGCGTACAATATAATAAATCGTAGTCCGGTGGTTGCGTTTCTATGGAAGAATGTGTCAGGCTGGCCAGTTGTGTTTGCGTCGGAAAATGTGGATAAATTGACTGGCTATTCAGCGCGGGAGTTCACGGAAGGAAAAGCTTCTTACGGGGAAATGATCCATATGGATGATCGTGAAAGAGTTGCCAGCGAAGTCATGAGCAACGAGGCAAATGTGGAGGTGCAGACATTCGTTCATGAACCGTACAGGATCATTACGAAAAATGGAGAAACTAAATGGGTTTCGGATGCGACATATATCCGCAGAGATTCCGGAGGAGTGATCACACATTTCGAGGGAATCGTTATCGATCTCACCGAAAGATTGAAGTTGGAAGATCAATTGCGCCAGGCTCAGAAAATGGAATCCGTCGGACGGCTGGCTGGTGGTGTAGCCCATGACTTCAACAACATGCTGAGTGTGATTCTCGGCCATGTGGAGTTGGTCCTGGAACAGATGGACTCACAACAGCCGCTCTTTGAGGACATGCAGGCAATACGTTCGGCTGCCCGGCGCTCCGCGGACCTTACCCGAAAACTGCTGGCCTTTGCCCGCAAGGAGACTATCACTCCAAGTGTCCTGGATATTAACGAGACTGTGGAAGGGATGCTCAAGATGTTGAGGCGGTTGATCGGTGAGGATATCGATCTTGCCTGGCTGCCGGGGAAGGATGTGTGGCCGGTCAAAGTGGATCCATCGCAGATCGATCATCTACTTGCCAACCTGTGCGTCAACGCGAGAGATGCCATCGAAGGTGTGGGCAAGGTCACCATCGAAACAAATAATAGTACAATAGATAAGTCCTATTGCGCCGAGCATCCGGGTTTTGTTCCAGGCGAGTATGTCATGCTTGCAGTAAGCGATAATGGGTGCGGCATAGACAAGGAAATAATGGACAATATTTTCGAGCCATTTTTCACCTTAAAAGATATGGAAAAAGGCACCGGACTGGGGCTGGCGATGGTCTACGGCATCGTCAAGCAGAACAACGGGTTCATTAATGTGTACAGCGAGCCTGACCTGGGCGCGGTTTTCAAGATCTACTTGCCCCGGAACAGGGTCGAGGACGTAAAGATAGAGGATGAAATTCTTTCGGACCAGGTTGCCCTGGGTAACGAGACCATCCTGCTGGTCGAGGATGAGGCGGCGATACTGAAAATGACCACAGGAATGCTGGAGCGATACGGGTACTCCGTACTGGCCACCTCCGTCCCGAGCGAGGCCATCCGCCTGGCCGGAAAGCGTGCCGACAAAGTCCATCTGCTCTTAACCGACGTGATTATGCCCGAGATGAACGGGCAGGACCTTGCCAGGACCCTACTGTCCCTTAACCCTGGATTAAAGTGTCTGTTCATGTCCGGCTATACGGCCAATGTGATCGCTCGCCACGGAGTCCTGGATGATGGGGTACATTTCCTGCAGAAGCCGTATACACCGCAGGATCTGGCCAGGAAGGTTCGGGAGACACTTGATGGCGAATAG